Proteins from a genomic interval of Candidatus Fokinia cryptica:
- the rsmA gene encoding 16S rRNA (adenine(1518)-N(6)/adenine(1519)-N(6))-dimethyltransferase RsmA, giving the protein MKEIQYKPIKGLGQHFITNSNITDKIVLHANHIANCVVMEIGGGYGMLTQSIMKIGKPKFLICLEKDSNLIPHLSKVASLYNNINVIHGDALKIDERSIMHEVLPEYIEEKITIIGNLPYNIATALIWKWLKIANTFKSFTILIQKEVGALICQENKTCNNFLSFVINTLCRTEILLELSPDVFSPPPKVQSSLIYMEPIPNVKYDYESLIKFGKILFHNRRKSIRNVLKSLHNYDILMHSLSVKGIDLSKRAESMTRIELLSIFEELNHS; this is encoded by the coding sequence ATGAAAGAAATTCAATATAAACCGATAAAAGGATTAGGCCAGCATTTCATAACAAATTCTAACATTACCGATAAAATAGTATTACATGCTAATCACATCGCAAATTGCGTAGTGATGGAGATAGGTGGTGGATATGGAATGTTAACACAATCTATAATGAAAATCGGTAAGCCTAAATTTCTTATATGTTTAGAAAAAGACTCAAATCTCATTCCACATCTTAGCAAAGTTGCTTCTTTATATAACAATATTAATGTTATACATGGCGATGCACTTAAGATAGATGAACGTTCTATAATGCATGAGGTATTGCCTGAATATATTGAAGAGAAAATCACTATTATTGGTAATTTACCATATAATATTGCTACAGCTCTTATTTGGAAATGGCTTAAAATTGCTAATACATTTAAGAGTTTTACCATACTAATACAAAAAGAAGTAGGTGCTCTAATATGCCAAGAAAACAAAACTTGCAATAATTTTTTAAGCTTTGTAATTAATACATTATGTAGAACAGAAATATTACTTGAACTCTCCCCAGATGTATTCTCTCCACCACCTAAAGTACAATCATCCTTGATATATATGGAACCAATACCAAACGTAAAATATGATTATGAATCTTTAATAAAATTTGGAAAAATACTATTCCATAATAGAAGAAAAAGTATAAGAAATGTGCTAAAATCTCTGCATAATTATGATATTCTCATGCATTCACTCAGCGTCAAGGGCATCGATCTTAGTAAAAGAGCAGAAAGTATGACAAGAATTGAGCTTTTATCTATTT
- a CDS encoding NifU family protein, with product MLAEALFAINNKVDLEMSYVNQLVSIESTPNPEAKKFIFQSELVGGSISYMFDRSHTQRSYTSNLASFILKNNAISDVMIASNFIVVTKVKSSEWESLQKELSYLFVEYFCNSQEEVVISSNDKEENCVDDEISNQIKKLLNEFVKPAVAQDGGDIVFVKFEEGKVYVKMTGACNGCPSSTYTLKNGVEVMLQHYIPEVIEVIAV from the coding sequence TTGCTGGCTGAAGCACTTTTTGCAATAAATAACAAAGTAGATTTAGAAATGTCATATGTCAATCAATTGGTAAGTATTGAAAGCACTCCAAATCCAGAAGCTAAAAAATTTATTTTTCAATCTGAATTAGTAGGAGGTTCTATTTCGTATATGTTTGATAGATCTCATACTCAGAGGTCTTATACTTCTAATCTTGCAAGTTTTATTTTGAAGAATAATGCGATCTCAGATGTAATGATAGCTAGTAACTTTATCGTAGTTACAAAAGTTAAAAGTTCTGAATGGGAATCTTTACAGAAAGAATTATCATATTTGTTTGTAGAGTATTTTTGTAATTCTCAAGAAGAGGTAGTGATTAGTTCTAATGACAAAGAAGAGAACTGTGTTGATGATGAAATTTCCAATCAAATTAAAAAGCTTTTGAATGAGTTTGTTAAACCAGCGGTTGCTCAGGATGGTGGTGATATAGTTTTTGTAAAGTTTGAGGAAGGAAAGGTGTATGTCAAAATGACAGGTGCATGTAATGGATGTCCAAGTTCTACTTATACTTTGAAAAATGGAGTAGAAGTAATGTTACAACATTATATTCCTGAGGTAATAGAAGTAATTGCTGTTTAA
- the grxD gene encoding Grx4 family monothiol glutaredoxin, producing MSDIQKKIENMINANDIVLFMKGTASIPMCGFSGTAVAILNRLNVKFLDVDVLSDDDIRSGIKTYSEWPTIPQLYIKQQFIGGSDIMKIMYENGELELLLKKHLLI from the coding sequence ATGAGCGATATACAGAAAAAAATAGAAAATATGATCAACGCGAATGATATTGTGCTTTTTATGAAAGGTACTGCATCTATTCCTATGTGTGGCTTCTCTGGTACAGCAGTTGCGATTCTGAATCGTTTGAATGTGAAATTTTTAGATGTTGATGTGTTATCAGATGATGATATTAGAAGTGGTATCAAAACGTACTCGGAGTGGCCAACAATTCCTCAATTATATATCAAACAACAATTTATAGGAGGTTCTGATATAATGAAGATAATGTACGAAAATGGAGAACTTGAGTTGCTATTAAAAAAGCATTTGCTTATATGA
- the yihA gene encoding ribosome biogenesis GTP-binding protein YihA/YsxC: MISDNLNYNNANFVCGTTSVNYALKQIQYPEIAIWGRSNVGKSSIINALTERRGLCRRSMKPGCTMQLNYFLIDNKLMIVDMPGYGFAKRSKSDIRKNHNISRNYITSSTSLKALLLLVDVRHGCKESDIEMIKFLCENGRNFLIVFTKADKVSFVHAASYLSSTFPNILADNFLDSSIAESAIITSSKLGTNISMLKKLITEAI, from the coding sequence ATGATAAGTGATAATCTCAATTATAATAATGCAAATTTTGTGTGTGGTACCACTAGCGTTAATTATGCATTAAAGCAGATTCAATATCCCGAAATTGCGATATGGGGGCGATCAAATGTTGGTAAGTCTAGTATAATTAATGCTCTTACTGAACGTAGAGGATTGTGCAGAAGATCTATGAAACCAGGTTGTACAATGCAGCTTAATTATTTTTTGATTGATAATAAGTTGATGATTGTTGATATGCCAGGATATGGTTTTGCCAAACGCAGCAAGAGTGATATTCGTAAAAACCATAATATTTCAAGAAATTACATAACGAGTAGTACATCTCTTAAAGCATTATTGCTATTGGTGGATGTGAGGCATGGATGTAAAGAGAGTGATATAGAGATGATTAAATTTTTATGTGAGAATGGGAGGAATTTTCTCATAGTATTCACAAAAGCTGATAAAGTTTCATTTGTACATGCAGCTTCGTATTTATCTAGTACCTTCCCAAATATTCTTGCTGATAATTTCTTAGATTCATCGATCGCTGAATCTGCGATCATCACAAGTAGTAAACTTGGCACAAATATATCTATGCTGAAAAAGCTAATAACTGAGGCTATTTAG